The following is a genomic window from Salinibacterium sp. UTAS2018.
TGGGGATCGTCGTTCCGGCCAACAACGAAGAAGAGCTCCTAGGGCCGGCGATCGCGGCGTTAGCGGTCGCGAGAGAGACTCTGCGGCAGCACGCATCAGATGACGTGCCGTGGGTGCGCCTCATCCTCGTGTTGGATAACTGCACTGATGGCTCAGCTTCGATCGCGACCCAATGGCACGATGTCGAGGTGCTCCGCGTCGACTACGGCGCTGTTGGCGCTGCGCGACGCCACGGTGTTCATCATTTGCTCTCGACCTGTGGCGCCCCGCCTTCCGAGCTGTGGATCGCAAATACCGACGCGGACTCTCAAGTGCCGGCCAACTGGCTCGTGCATCAGTGGGAGCTTGCCACTGCGGGTGCTGAATTGATGATTGGCACGGTGCGACCAGACTTCGCCGACCTAAGCGAGGGGCAGCGCCAGCGGTGGCTGGCGACGCACACTCCCGGTGAAGCGAACGGGCATGTGCACGGGGCAAATCTTGGTTTTCGCGCCGATGTCTATCAACAGGTCGACGGATATTCGCCGGTTCCGGAGCACGAAGATGTTCGACTGGTCGAGGCGCTAGCGGCGGCGGGGGTGCGTTCAGTGGCGACGGCTGAGTGCTGCGTCCTCACTTCGGGGCGCGCCTACGGGCGCACGCCAGGCGGCTACGCATCGCACTTGCGGGAGCGGCTCTAGGGCCGGTGGCGAGCCGCAGGGTGAGTCGGAAGTGCGGAACGAGGGGCGGGACGCGGTGCGTGTCGAACGCCACGGGTGCTGCG
Proteins encoded in this region:
- a CDS encoding glycosyltransferase family 2 protein, with the protein product MSAPLSGMGIVVPANNEEELLGPAIAALAVARETLRQHASDDVPWVRLILVLDNCTDGSASIATQWHDVEVLRVDYGAVGAARRHGVHHLLSTCGAPPSELWIANTDADSQVPANWLVHQWELATAGAELMIGTVRPDFADLSEGQRQRWLATHTPGEANGHVHGANLGFRADVYQQVDGYSPVPEHEDVRLVEALAAAGVRSVATAECCVLTSGRAYGRTPGGYASHLRERL